Proteins encoded by one window of Leopardus geoffroyi isolate Oge1 chromosome X, O.geoffroyi_Oge1_pat1.0, whole genome shotgun sequence:
- the TBC1D25 gene encoding TBC1 domain family member 25 isoform X2 produces MPWKDHSGSCWERVERNKEGISGPLLEDWDIISPKDVIGSDVLLAEKRSSLTTAALPFTQSILSQVGRTLSKVQQVLSWSYGEDVKPFKPPLSDAEFHTYLNHEGQLSRPEELRLRIYHGGVEPSLRKVVWRYLLNVYPDGLTGRERMDYMKRKSREYEQLKSEWAQRASPEDLEFIRSTVLKDVLRTDRAHPYYAGPEDGPHLRALHDLLTTYAVTHPQVSYCQGMSDLASPILAVMDHEGHAFVCFCGIMKRLAANFHPDGRAMATKFAHLKLLLRHADPDFYQYLQEAGADDLFFCYRWLLLELKREFAFDDALRMLEVTWSSLPPDPPEHEVELVGPPSQVADTGFSGHRGRPMRQRHMLRPAGGGSSAFEDAVDHLVTTSQGPGGGGRLLRQASLDDLQQLRDNTGSRRDPRVQLPHPAALISSKSLSEPLLNSSDPLLSSSSHPDSPSSSSPPSTQEASPAGDVAAGSPLMPELGSPQEPGKSLPPPPPLGLPPPQEFGRGNPFMLFLCLAILLEHRDHIMRNGLDYNELAMHFDRLVRKHHLGRVLRRAKSLFADYLQSEVWDSEEGAEATAPS; encoded by the exons ATGCCTTGGAAAGACCACTCTGGCAGCTGTTGGGAGAGAGTGGAGAGGAACAAAGAGGGAATTTCAG GCCCGCTGCTGGAAGACTGGGACATAATCAGCCCCAAGGATGTCATTGGTTCTGATGTGCTGCTGGCTGAGAAACGGTCATCGCTGACGACAGCTGCCCTGCCCTTCACGCAGTCTATCCTCTCTCAG GTGGGCCGCACCTTGTCCAAGGTCCAACAGGTGCTGAGCTGGTCATATGGGGAAGATGTCAAGCCCTTCAAGCCACCCCTGAGCGATGCTGAGTTTCACACATACCTGAACCACGAGGGCCAGCTCTCCCGCCCCGAGGAGTTACGCCTGCGGATCTATCACGGTGGTGTTGAACCCTCCCTGCGAAAG GTGGTGTGGCGGTACCTGTTGAATGTGTACCCAGATGGGCTGACAGGCCGGGAGCGGATGGACTACATGAAACGCAAGAGTCGCGAGTATGAACAGCTCAAGAGCGAGTGGGCACAGCGAGCAAGCCCTGAGGACTTGGAATTCATCCGCAGCACAGTCCTCAAGGATGTGCTGCGTACGGACCGGGCCCACCCCTACTATGCGGGGCCTGAGGATGGCCCGCACCTGCGGGCACTGCACGACTTGCTCACCACCTATGCCGTTACCCACCCACAGGTGTCCTACTGCCAGGGCATGAGCGACCTTGCCTCGCCCATCCTCGCCGTCATGGACCATGAAGGCCATGCCTTCGTCTGCTTTTGTGGCATCATGAAGCGCCTGGCCGCGAACTTCCATCCTGACGGCCGAGCCATGGCCACCAAGTTCGCCCACCTTAAGCTGCTGCTGCGACACGCTGACCCTGACTTTTATCAGTACCTACAAGAAGCTGGTGCTGATGACCTGTTCTTCTGTTACCGCTGGTTGTTGCTTGAACTGAAGCGTGAGTTCGCCTTTGATGATGCCCTCCGCATGCTTGAGGTCACCTGGAGTTCACTGCCACCCGATCCTCCTGAACATGAAGTAGAGCTCGTCGGACCCCCCAGTCAAGTGGCAGACACTGGCTTCAGTGGCCACAGGGGAAGGCCCATGCGACAGAGGCACATGCTGAGGCCTGCTGGTGGAGGAAGCAGTGCTTTTGAAGATGCTGTTGACCACTTGGTCACGACCAGCCAGGGGCCTGGTGGCGGGGGGCGTCTCCTGAGACAAGCCAGTCTGGATGACCTTCAGCAACTCAGGGATAACACGGGCTCCAGGAGGGACCCTCGGGTCCAGCTgccccacccagctgcccttaTCAGCTCTAAGTCCCTCTCCGAGCCCTTATTGAACTCCTCAGACCCActgctctcctcctcttcccaccctgATTCCCCATCCTCCTCATCTCCACCATCCACCCAAGAGGCCTCTCCTGCTGGTGATGTGGCTGCAGGATCCCCCTTGATGCCAGAGTTGGGCTCCCCACAAGAACCTGGGAagtccctgccacccccacccccactgggcctgcccccaccccaggagttTGGTCGGGGGAACCCATTCATGCTCTTCCTCTGCCTCGCCATCCTGCTGGAGCACCGCGACCACATCATGCGCAACGGGCTAGATTACAATGAGCTGGCCATGCACTTTGACCGCCTCGTGCGAAAACACCACCTGGGGCGTGTCCTTCGCCGGGCCAAGTCTCTCTTCGCTGATTACCTGCAGTCAGAGGTGTGGGACTCAGAGGAGGGGGCCGAGGCCACAGCCCCATCTTGA
- the RBM3 gene encoding RNA-binding protein 3 isoform X1, which produces MSSEEGKLFVGGLNFNTDEQALEDHFSSFGPISEVVVVKDRETQRSRGFGFITFTNPEHASDAMRAMNGESLDGRQIRVDHAGKSARGARGGAFGAHGRGRGYSRGGGDQGYGSGRYDSRPGGYGYGYGYGYGRSRDYGGRSQGGYDRYSGGNYRDNYDN; this is translated from the exons ATGTCTTCTGAAGAAGGGAAGCTTTTCGTGGGAGGGCTCAATTTCAACACCGATGAGCAGGCTCTGGAAGACCACTTCAGCAGCTTCGGTCCTATTTCTGAAG tGGTCGTTGTCAAAGACCGGGAGACTCAGCGATCCCGGGGTTTTGGTTTCATCACCTTCACCAACCCAGAGCATGCCTCAGATGCCATGAGAGCCATGAATGGAGAG TCTCTGGATGGTCGCCAGATCCGTGTGGATCACGCGGGCAAGTCGGCCAGGGGAGCTAGAGGGGGTGCCTTTGGGGCCCATGGGCGTGGTCGCGGCTACTCTAGAG GTGGTGGGGACCAGGGCTATGGGAGTGGCAGATACGACAGTCGACCTGGAGGATATGggtatggatatggatatggatatggaagGTCCAGAGACTATGGTGGCAG AAGCCAGGGCGGTTATGACCGCTACTCAGGAGGAAATTACAGAGACAATTATGACAACTGA
- the RBM3 gene encoding RNA-binding protein 3 isoform X2 codes for MSSEEGKLFVGGLNFNTDEQALEDHFSSFGPISEVVVVKDRETQRSRGFGFITFTNPEHASDAMRAMNGESLDGRQIRVDHAGKSARGARGGAFGAHGRGRGYSRGGGDQGYGSGRYDSRPGGYGYGYGYGYGRSRDYGGSQGGYDRYSGGNYRDNYDN; via the exons ATGTCTTCTGAAGAAGGGAAGCTTTTCGTGGGAGGGCTCAATTTCAACACCGATGAGCAGGCTCTGGAAGACCACTTCAGCAGCTTCGGTCCTATTTCTGAAG tGGTCGTTGTCAAAGACCGGGAGACTCAGCGATCCCGGGGTTTTGGTTTCATCACCTTCACCAACCCAGAGCATGCCTCAGATGCCATGAGAGCCATGAATGGAGAG TCTCTGGATGGTCGCCAGATCCGTGTGGATCACGCGGGCAAGTCGGCCAGGGGAGCTAGAGGGGGTGCCTTTGGGGCCCATGGGCGTGGTCGCGGCTACTCTAGAG GTGGTGGGGACCAGGGCTATGGGAGTGGCAGATACGACAGTCGACCTGGAGGATATGggtatggatatggatatggatatggaagGTCCAGAGACTATGGTGGCAG CCAGGGCGGTTATGACCGCTACTCAGGAGGAAATTACAGAGACAATTATGACAACTGA